A single Nomia melanderi isolate GNS246 chromosome 13, iyNomMela1, whole genome shotgun sequence DNA region contains:
- the Osi9 gene encoding DUF1676 domain-containing protein Osi9: MFKYVVIVAALAAFARAAPASQESAGQPSILEEALDVYASCSGEADLSVCLKLKALSFVDRAARSADIDVVDGFKIVQTEEAKNSRADNARSLNDIESSLPTEIEAREAAINDALLDRTAKFLSTHTVELSIPEEVSRSFDEARGKKKKIVKSLLPILLLLKLKAAALIPIALGALALLALKALAIGKIALIISAIIGLQKLFANKHQSYEVVAHPVHSYGHEEHHDHHGWARSAGSDLAYKAYKPAE; the protein is encoded by the exons ATGTTCAAGTACGTGGTAATCGTTGCGGCCCTCGCCGCGTTTGCACGCGCCGCGCCAGCCAGCCAGGAGTCGGCCGGGCAGCCGTCGATTCTCGAGGAGGCCCTCGACGTGTACGCCTCGTGTTCCGGCGAGGCGGACCTCTCCGTGTGCCTGAAACTGAAGGCGCTCAGCTTCGTCGACAGGGCGGCCAGGTCCGCGGACATCGACGTCGTCGACGGGTTCAAGATCGTGCAGACCGAGGAGGCGAAGAACAG CCGCGCGGACAACGCCAGATCCTTGAACGACATCGAAAGTAGCCTGCCAACAGAGATCGAGGCGAGGGAAGCTGCCATCAATGACGCCCTCCTCGACAGGACCGCTAAATTCCTCTCCACTCACACCGTGGAGCTCAGCATTCCTGAGGAAGTCTCTCGGTCCTTCGACGAAG CTCGcggcaagaagaagaagatcgtGAAGTCCCTGCTGCCGATCCTGCTGCTCCTGAAACTGAAGGCGGCCGCGTTGATCCCGATCGCCCTGGGCGCGCTGGCGCTCCTCGCGCTGAAGGCCCTCGCGATCGGCAAGATCGCTTTGATCATCAGCGCGATCATCGGTCTGCAGAAGCTGTTCGCGAACAAACACCAAAGCTACGAGGTGGTGGCCCACCCCGTCCACTCGTACGGACACGAGGAGCACCACGACCACCACGGCTGGGCAAGATCGGCTGGCTCCGATCTCGCGTACAAAGCGTACAAGCCTGCCGAATAG
- the Osi13 gene encoding protein Osi13, producing the protein MFPLLLVLFLPALPATETTQPAMLQDASKLQLEEWRSSADWIGEGILNAVDSVLPVPRFSIEARKKKKLKLNRYLIPLIVGFMLIKSILLPIALKTLAILSGKAVVLSLMSLILAAIVGLKKVAQSSHSGGGYELVNVPYGKYRRQDLFDMTDDSMESEPYKFYRERRKRK; encoded by the exons ATGTTTCCGTTGCTCCTGGTGCTCTTCCTGCCGGCGCTGCCGGCCACGGAGACCACGCAACCCGCCATGTTGCAGGATGCGTCGAAGCTGCAGCTGGAGGAATGGAGGAGCTCCGCGGATTGGATCGGCGAAGGGATATTGAACGCCGTTGACTCTGTGCTTCCTGTGCCGCGGTTTTCCATAGAAg CTCGCAAGAAGAAGAAGCTGAAGTTGAACAGGTACCTGATACCTCTGATCGTCGGGTTCATGCTGATCAAGTCGATTCTCCTGCCGATCGCGTTGAAGACGCTGGCGATTTTGAGCGGAAAAGCTGTGGTTCTCAGTTTGATGAGCCTGATCCTGGCGGCCATCGTCGGTTTGAAGAAAGTCGCGCAAAGTAGTCATTCAGGGGGTGGTTATGAGCTGGTGAACGTACCTTATGGAAAATACAGGAGGCAAGACCTGTTCGACATGACCGACGATTCCATGGAGTCGGAgccgtataaattttatagagaACGACGTAAAAGGAAATGA
- the Osi12 gene encoding DUF1676 domain-containing protein Osi12 has protein sequence MDLKCVFLFAALSLVHATTVKDEDSFVDRGFRAMHRVYEDCQQRNIGVSPCLKKKAIAFFERLGRMRTLPLSETFELVRASDEPPKSTVTDLEASLGRNAASKEEILNEILFDRVASLLNGFNMQIRLPKTTPGELKRGMEEGRGKMKKMMGMMMMGMAMKMAALIPIALGVLFLLAGKALIISKIALVLSLIIGLKKLLSQKQSHDHGGWQQSGGGGWDRSLKAVSEAMPSTTEAAQKYAQNLAYSARHLH, from the coding sequence ATGGATCTGAAGTGTGTGTTTCTCTTCGCCGCGCTATCGCTGGTACACGCGACCACCGTCAAGGACGAGGACAGCTTCGTGGATAGGGGGTTCCGAGCGATGCACAGGGTCTACGAGGACTGCCAGCAGAGGAACATCGGCGTGTCGCCCTGTCTGAAGAAGAAGGCGATCGCCTTCTTCGAGAGGCTCGGCAGGATGCGCACTCTGCCGCTGTCGGAGACCTTCGAGCTGGTTAGGGCCTCCGACGAGCCGCCTAAGAGCACCGTGACAGATTTAGAGGCTAGTCTGGGCAGGAACGCGGCTAGCAAAGAGGAGATCTTGAACGAGATCCTGttcgatcgcgtcgcgtcgctgctGAACGGCTTCAACATGCAGATCCGCCTGCCGAAGACCACTCCGGGGGAGCTGAAGAGGGGCATGGAGGAGGGCCGGgggaagatgaagaagatgatGGGCATGATGATGATGGGCATGGCGATGAAGATGGCCGCGCTGATACCCATCGCCCTCGGCGTGCTGTTCCTGCTCGCCGGCAAGGCGCTGATCATCAGCAAGATCGCGCTCGTGCTGTCGCTGATCATCGGGCTGAAGAAGCTCCTCAGCCAGAAGCAGAGCCACGATCATGGCGGCTGGCAGCAGAGCGGCGGGGGAGGATGGGACAGGAGTCTGAAGGCTGTCTCCGAGGCGATGCCGTCGACGACGGAGGCGGCGCAGAAGTACGCGCAGAACCTGGCGTACTCCGCGAGACATCTTCATTGA
- the LOC116433426 gene encoding uncharacterized protein LOC116433426: MRSRVNLVAFLLTLCCVARLLETSKTASRQQAQRGDPGKDVLRDHAAVAKKLLKGAQSKPAATSAVSLLVHDKTRTANALTKNRDLPLSKDILDEGRRRKKRKMDRTMLALLMAYKMKFVALVPTLVGGLVLLKATALLAGFFFALFAAVLGLKVR; this comes from the exons ATGCGATCGAGAGTGAATCTAGTCGCGTTTCTGTTGACACTGTGCTGCGTCGCACGGCTGCTGGAAACGTCCAAAACCGCGAGCAGGCAGCAAGCTCAGAGAGGAGACCCGGGCAAGGATGTCCTCAGGGATCACGCGGCCGTCGCGAAGAAGCTGCTCAAGGGGGCGCAGAGCAAGCCGGCGGCGACGAGCGCCGTCTCGCTGCTGGTGCACGACAAAACCAGAACTGCGAACGCGCTGACGAAGAACAGGGACCTGCCGCTGTCGAAGGACATCTTGGACGAAG GTCGCCGCCGGAAGAAGCGGAAAATGGACCGCACGATGTTAGCTCTGCTGATGGCGTACAAGATGAAGTTCGTCGCGCTGGTGCCGACGCTGGTCGGCGGTCTGGTCTTACTGAAAGCCACCGCGCTCCTCGCGGGATTCTTCTTCGCGCTGTTCGCCGCGGTCCTCGGGCTGAAAGTGCGCTGA
- the LOC116433402 gene encoding uncharacterized protein LOC116433402: protein MARSRTADFVLIVQLTALLVLAEGRSEYTKLFDRCAREKNTFDCLKKRALEILDSAIRDETVYVLNDYVSIARDPASANRTADRAFKEENATELTIDQKLDNKFHEYLASRSVQLTIPGDAFQGRKKKDKGYGALLMGALAVGAMMAQLAYGKIAFLAGTALLTSKIALVLSAIIGLKKLVSNQGGGGHEVIYATGSEHHGSYGGGYSGGGGWQRTLEAVPPT from the exons ATGGCCAGGAGCAGGACCGCGGATTTTGTTTTGATCGTGCAGCTGACCGCGCTGCTCGTTCTGGCCGAGGGCAGGAGCGAGTACACGAAGCTGTTCGATCGATGCGCCAGGGAGAAGAACACTTTCGACTGTTTGAAGAAGAGGGCTCTGGAGATTCTCGACTCGGCGATCCGGGACGAGACGGTGTACGTGCTGAACGATTACGTATCGATCGCCAGGGACCCCGCGTCTGCCAACAGGACCGCCGACAGGGCGTTCAAAGAAGAGAACGCGACCGAGCTGACGATCGACCAGAAGCTGGATAACAAGTTTCACGAGTACTTGGCTTCTAGGAGCGTTCAGCTCACTATTCCTGGAGATGCTTTTCAAG GTCGCAAGAAGAAGGACAAAGGCTACGGTGCCCTCCTTATGGGAGCCCTTGCAGTGGGAG CAATGATGGCGCAGCTGGCTTATGGGAAGATCGCGTTCCTGGCTGGCACCGCTTTGCTCACGTCGAAAATAGCGTTGGTTCTGAGCGCGATAATCGGCTTGAAGAAGCTGGTGTCGAACCAGGGTGGCGGTGGCCACGAAGTGATCTACGCGACGGGCTCGGAACACCATGGAAGCTACGGTGGCGGGTACAGTGGTGGCGGAGGCTGGCAAAGGACTCTCGAAGCTGTCCCCCCTACCTGA
- the LOC143175215 gene encoding uncharacterized protein LOC143175215 produces MRRELRSFCLSILVSTGIAVIMEPKEEPILNAEDPSSFSEAFGTCLARKEFGTFECVNRGALSALQSLNRNDNLDFGDANLERADGFGRDLLDWDYDPKDFGSIVKAATRLMERRSLKWNLDNVYPGLQLRAGPMLNGNGLLEFVLNDRQHAFADRQIGAGRQMVRHLLVPFLLGFKFNLVSLVPLLFGFLLLLTKKALILTKLALFVSGLLGWNSIFTTATSSYPTGGWNAGWNEGWNGYHSYAQETPTAGYPHYDHHSFQYRPYRGYQNSDLGAYTQHVIREVVDVYDNSEQSKNKRSGKNFIWVKGS; encoded by the exons ATGAGACGCGAATTGCGGAGCTTCTGCCTGTCGATCCTCGTCTCGACGGGGATCGCGGTGATCATGGAGCCGAAAGAGGAGCCGATCCTGAACGCCGAGGATCCGTCGAGCTTCTCCGAAGCTTTCGGCACCTGTCTAGCTAGAAAAGAGTTCGGCACCTTCGAGTGCGTGAACCGCGGAGCGTTGAGCGCACTGCAATCGTTGAATCGGAACGACAATTTGGACTTCGGCGATGCGAATTTGGAGAGGGCCGATGGTTTCGGCAGGGATCTCTTGGACTGGGACTACGATCCCAAGGATTTCGGTAGCATCGTGAAAGCAGCGACCAGGTTAATGGAGCGCAGGAGCCTGAAGTGGAACCTGGACAACGTGTACCCCGGATTACAGCTGCGAGCCGGGCCGATGTTGAATGGAAACGGTCTTCTGGAGTTCGTGCTGAACGATAGGCAGCACGCGTTCGCTGATAGGCAAATTGGTGCAG GTAGACAGATGGTGAGGCATCTGCTGGTACCGTTCCTCCTAGGGTTCAAATTCAACCTGGTCTCCCTGGTTCCCCTGCTATTCGGGTTCCTGCTGTTGCTGACGAAGAAAGCATTGATCCTAACGAAGCTAGCTCTCTTTGTCAGTGGTCTGCTAGGTTGGAACTCGATATTCACGACAGCGACGTCGTCCTATCCAACCGGAGGATGGAACGCAGGGTGGAACGAGGGGTGGAACGGTTACCACTCGTATGCTCAGGAGACTCCAACCGCAGGATACCCTCACTACGATCATCACAGTTTCCAGTATCGACCTTACAGGGGCTACCAGAACAGCGACCTGGGCGCGTACACTCAGCACGTGATCAGAGAAGTCGTGGATGTATACGATAACTCGGAGCAATCGAAGAACAAGAGAAGTGGGAAGAACTTCATCTGGGTGAAAGGAAGTTGA
- the LOC116433403 gene encoding uncharacterized protein LOC116433403: MFIALPLCGLLAVCGATVLRRDQATVDNEGVLDNGVHGNSTACATAEDVTGCQLIRVARSIEGDVDGRGDGEVSARRKKNRGYWKMLLYFLGAGKLTTLYVILNAVAAIAAKALVVAKVALAIATAIALKKSIDHKEKVSYEIIKHPHHSYEHTHSSSIDFDHHNNFGENDIGYRKRRTAYR; the protein is encoded by the exons ATGTTCATTGCCTTGCCGCTGTGCGGCCTCCTCGCCGTCTGCGGTGCCACCGTTCTGAGACGGGACCAGGCGACCGTTGATAACGAGGGTGTGCTTGATAACGGGGTGCACGGGAATTCCACGGCGTGCGCGACTGCCGAGGATGTCACGGGATGTCAGCTGATCAGGGTGGCGAGGAGCATCGAGGGAGATGTGGACGGTCGAGGGGATGGAGAGG TGAGCGCGCGGAGAAAGAAGAACAGAGGATACTGGAAGATGTTGCTGTACTTCCTGGGAGCGGGGAAGCTGACTACGCTTTACGTAATTCTCAACGCGGTCGCTGCGATCGCAGCGAAGGCTCTGGTCGTTGCCAAAGTGGCGCTGGCTATCGCCACAGCGATCGCACTGAAAAAATCCATAG ATCACAAGGAGAAAGTATCGTACGAGATAATCAAGCATCCTCACCACTCGTACGAGCACACCCACAGCTCGAGTATCGATTTCGATCATCATAATAATTTTGGGGAGAACGACATTGGTTACCGGAAGCGACGAACGGCCTACCGGTAG